The Cystobacter fuscus DSM 2262 genomic interval TGACCCCTCGGGTCTGGACAGCGAGCCGACATCGCGAGTAGGAAGAGCCGCTCATCAGGAGGGATGGACATGAGCGACACGCCAGAGTGGAAGGGACGTCGTCTGGGCTCGTATCTGCTGGGTGAGCGGTTCCCGGACATTCCGGAGGACCAAGGGCGCCTCTACGCGGCGCACCATGTCGACACCGGAGAGCCCGTGCTGGTCGTGATGCCGGGCTCCGGCGACGACTGGAGTTCGTCCACCCCCTGGTGTGCGGAAGTCACGAGGTTCACCGACCCGGACGCCCTGGTTCTTCACCCCAAGCGCACGGCCGGGGCGAGGCCGCCGAGATTCCACGAACTGACCCTGGGGTTCATCCACCTCGCGGGCTCGCTGGCGCAACTCGATGAGCGGGAGGATGTGCGGGCCCACTTCCTGCGCTTGCGCACTCCCCAGCCCATCCGTTCTCGACACCGGGCAACACGCTGGGGACTGACGGCGCTGGCCCTGGCGGTGGGATTCGTCTTCCTGTTCTGGCCGCGCACGTCCACACCTCCGGAGATACGCGACCGGGCCAGCGACACGCCTACCTTCATGAATGGACAGGAGCTCTCTTCGCCAGTCATCGCCTACCCGATGCCAGAGAAACCCTTCAAGGAGCAGCGCAAGCCGCCTTGCATGCCGGGTACGGAAGTGGAGATTCGGGGCGGTTGCTGGATGCCCCACCGCAGTGATGCGCCCTGCCCTCCGGGAACGGCCGAGTACCAGGGCAAGTGTTACGTGGCCGTCAAGAAGCCGGACCCGGAGCCTCGATCCATCCAGCCCTAATGGTGTGAGGGGCGATGAACTCCAAGATGGAAGACCTCCTGAGTTCCCTCGAAGCAGTGGCCGGACAACACTCCAGCGAGGCTGAAGCGGCGACCACCCTCGAGACCGCGGCCCTAGCGCTCCACTTCATCCGCCGCATCGGCCGGCTGAATGACTTCTGGGAGTACGTCAAGGCCTTCAATCATGAAGAGGCCTGGCCGAAACCCCTGCACTCCTTCGGCACCCGGGACGAGGCTCTGGACTGGTTACGAACCCAGCCGACCCTTCCCTATGAAACAGTGCTGGAGGTGGCAGGTCATCTCCACAACGTCACACGCAGGCCGGACGGGGAGTGGGTCCTCATTCGCCCTCCCACGATCGCGGAGTTGGAGGCCATGGAGCAAGCGGAGGAGTGAACCACCTCCTCGTCATGCTCTCGGGCTGGCGCTTCTTTGCTTCTCCGTCGTCGGCTCCTTTCATCCAGCGTTGGGGTACACGCTGCCCAGGCCGCGCTCCGCTCAGGAGCGCGGCAGTGCAAGTGGTTACCTGGTGCCGCTGGCGGCCCGCTCCTGCTCACCTCGCTCCGGGATCCACTCCGGCGAAGGGAATGCGCGGCTCGGCCAACTCACGCACGATGGCGAGGTGGACGAACAGGTTGACCTTCTGGAGGTTCTCGAGCCGGTTCCTGCCTCCGGCCACCAGCGCCGGCTCGAACCCGTACATCTCATCGGGCGCGAGGGGACCCAGCTTCTTCAACGCCCGCTGAAACAGCGCCTTTCCAGCCTCGTCCTTCATATCCAGTTCCTGCTTCTTCTTGGACGCGAAGAACACCTGGGCGGCGATATCAGGATCCTTCGCGGGCGTGCGCAGCTCTTTCTCGATTCCAATCAAGGCGCTGGTGGGGCACAGAATCACCAGAGTGCGGTGGTTGCGCTCTCCCCAGGCATACAGCTTGCCGAACGCCGAGCGCGCCACGACGTGGTACTTGTCGAGCGTCTCGAAGGGAGTGCCAGACAACCAGCGCTCGACGAGTCCCTCGTAGTCCTCGGGGTTGACCGTCCAGAACAAGCCTTCGGCGTACCCGCACCACCCCTCCTCTTTCCAGTATTCCAGGAACTGCTTCGGCAGCACCTTCTGGTACTTCTCGAAACTCAGCTCGAGCGCGGGCGTCCGGAAGGACGCCTCGCCGATGTCTTCGATGAATACCTCGAAAGCCTCATCCCTCATGGGCAATACCTCCGGCCACGGCAGACCTCAAGTTTGACGTTCATCTTGGCATGACCCTGTTTCGCGTCGGACGCCTGTTTGGCCTGAGCATCAATGGTGGACAGCCGGTCTTTCTGGTTCCAGCTGGCGCCAATGGCGCTGTTGACCGAGGCATCACCCATTCCCTCCGGTTTGGACTTGCTCCAGCCTCCGGTCACCATATCCGGTTCGTGCAGAGCATCCAACGTGCTCATGATGTCCTTGGCACGGGCACTGGCTTGATTTTTCAGCTCGCGGTAGCCCAGGCCCTTGTTGTCGTTCTTCATGCTCTCCATGAGGCTGTCCCGAATCTTCTCCTCGAACGCGGCTCTTTCCACCTCCCGCGCCCTCTGCGCATCTGGATTGCGGCCGCTACCAGTGGCCTTTAACGCGTCCTTGTACGACTTCCGTGCGGACTCGAACTTGTCCACCGACATCTCGTTGATGGCGTCCTGCTGACGCCGCAACTGCCGATCGTACTCCTGGAGATATTTCTTCCGGGCTTCGGGTGAGAGCCGGAGAAGGTGTCAAAGGACTCGAAACAGCCAGTGGTCGCCGCAGCAGGGCACCTGGTCGCTCTGCCGCCCCTCTGGATGCCCGGGAGTCCAGTTCCACTTTCGGGCATCCTGACCCATCGGGTCTGGACAGCGAGCCGACATCTCGAGTAGGAAGCGGCGCTCATCAGGAGGCATGGAATGAGCGATACGCCAGAGTGGAAGGGACGTCGTCTGGGCTCGTATGTGCTGGGTGAGCGGTTCCCGGACATTCCGGAGGATCAAGGGCGCCTCTACGCGGCGCACCATGTCGACACCGGGGAGCCCGCGTTGGTCGTGATGCCGGGCTCCGGCGACGACTGGAATTCGTCCACCCCCTGGTGTGCGGAGACCACGAGGTACACCGACCCGGACGCCCTTGTTCTTCACCCCAAGCGTACGGACGGGGCGGGGCCGCCGAGAGTCCACGAACTGACCCTGGGTTTCATCCACCTCGCGGGTTCGCTGGCGCAACTCGATGAGGGGGAGGATGTGCGAGCACACTTCCTGCGCGCTCCCCGGCCCATCCGTGCACGACACCAGGCAACGCGCTGGGGACTCACGGCGATGGCCCTCGCGGTGGGATTCGTCTTCCTGTTCTGGCCGCGCACGTCCACACCTCCGGACATGCGCGACCTACCCGATGACACTCCCATCCTAATGGATGGGCAGAACCTCCATTCAGCCATTGCCTATCCAATGCCGGAGAAGCCCTTCGAGGTGCAGCGCAAGCCACCCTGCATGCCCGAAACGGAAGTGGAGATCAGGGGCGGTTGCTGGGTGCGCCATCGCCGCGATGCACCCTGCCCTCCGGGAACGGCCGAGTACCAGGGCAAGTGTTACGTGGCCGTCAAGAAGCCGGACCCAGAACCTCGATCCATCCAGCCCTGAGTTCGAGTTTCGGTGCGCCAGGCAAAGCTTGGGTGAGGAGGAAGCGATAGAGAACGGAAACCTCACGAGTAACCCAGCAGGTGCGAGTCCTGCCCGGCAAAGGAGGCTACCAGCCGGAAGCGAGTCTTGCGTGGTGCCGGGGTAACCCGGACTGCGAAGCGTAGACAGCGAGTGGGCGGGCCGCGTGATTGAGCCCCGAAAGGAACCTGTCGCGAGAGCTAACGCCGTCGAAACAGCGGAAGGCCGCATCGGGAGGTCGCAAGGGCCTGACCTCTCGGTCTCGCCGGGGTCGAAGAGCGGAGCACGTCCGCGGAGGGTTGCCCAGGAACCTGGGAGACCCTGACGTTTCCATGACATGAGACCGGTTGGGGACGCCGGAGAACAACCCTGGCTCGAGGAGGATGGGCGCCCGACCTCCCTGGGAGCGAAAGACGGGTGGCGATGGTACTGCTGCGGCGAAGGAAACGAAGCCGGGCAGGAGGAGCGTCAGGGAGTCGGAGCGCCTCGTACTACCGCGGAAGCGGGGGAACGCACCCAAGCGGACCCTGTGGAGGGAAGGGGGCGCCCGGAGCATGGAACCGTGGGAGGGAAACACGGCGGGGACACCGAGCCCCAGCAGCGTGTCAACGTGACTTCGACGGATAGTGGTGCTGGCGCGAAGCCAGCGGAGGCGTGAGTCGGCAGTCGTCTGCTCACGGCGAAGCCATGCGACGAAGAGCCGGATGCGGTAGTCCCGCACGTCCGGATCCGTGGGAGCCCCGGGGGAGCAATCGCCCGGGGCCACCCGACCAGTTTCTAGCGATGCGCAGGCCGCTGCCTTCAAGGAGCCGAGTAGTAGCAAGAGGAGGTTTTGTCGAATCTTCTTGCCACCGGGGTTCGCCGAGGTCACTCCACCGCATGGCCTCCGGCAGTTTCACGATGGGCGCGGAGGCGTCCGTCAGTTGCATGGGCTGGATCGCGGGCCCTCCACCGCCAAGTCCACGGCCTTGAGGGCAGCGGGCTGGCGTGGAGAGCCATGGATCACGGGGTGAAGATGGGCGCTACGGTGGAACTCTCCCAGCCGGCCGTCAGCAGTACGCTGCCCGGATGCAGAAGGATGGCGGCTCCTCCCGTGCAACTGGCCGGGATAT includes:
- a CDS encoding GAD-like domain-containing protein, encoding MRDEAFEVFIEDIGEASFRTPALELSFEKYQKVLPKQFLEYWKEEGWCGYAEGLFWTVNPEDYEGLVERWLSGTPFETLDKYHVVARSAFGKLYAWGERNHRTLVILCPTSALIGIEKELRTPAKDPDIAAQVFFASKKKQELDMKDEAGKALFQRALKKLGPLAPDEMYGFEPALVAGGRNRLENLQKVNLFVHLAIVRELAEPRIPFAGVDPGAR